A single window of Metallosphaera hakonensis JCM 8857 = DSM 7519 DNA harbors:
- a CDS encoding cation:proton antiporter: MNVSVISLLYIGMMLFLAKLAEEGFSRIGLTPFVGAVVVGIILGNGLMGIIVLNSVVSFITSLGIVFLLFLAGAEEIGGGLEVNSRILISSILLLIIPSISVFYVLYFLHIIGDITILFPLIMTSVGPLTRLLMDTGMSKSEIGRRIFYQGTVVEILSVILFIIFLNTVSLVSLFRVGIEIPLIFLLILLTGPKIAKALESLEGYVKVREIELASVISVILITGYVADVLNFSSAIAALFLGFLLRGYLRDRPDLLEKIRGLTYGFFEPLFFVSIGLYFVKITPFIAGIGFFLALIILLSKFIAGFLGSFIVRENPVAYGLGTSTKGGVDASLLITALVLHRISYEDYSYAALSLTVLAIVVPILFKLEFRGRTGTQQKRPRMNEKIGSMNNFPPPLYAKLEETLRDIINKMTERGARAIIVVDDRLHPMGYITVQQLLEIDPGQYETLRASDLTLNDCITVSLDARIIDVLRKFRSTETPVIAMVDRGFRLAGTIYERELLRVLTTL; encoded by the coding sequence ATGAATGTCTCGGTTATCAGCCTTCTCTATATCGGGATGATGTTATTCTTGGCTAAGTTAGCAGAAGAAGGTTTCTCCAGAATAGGTCTCACACCATTTGTAGGTGCTGTAGTAGTTGGTATAATCTTAGGGAACGGCTTAATGGGAATCATCGTCCTGAACAGTGTGGTATCTTTCATCACATCTTTGGGGATTGTATTCCTCCTCTTCTTGGCTGGCGCAGAGGAGATAGGCGGGGGGTTGGAAGTTAATAGTAGAATTTTGATTTCTTCCATATTGCTTTTAATTATACCCTCTATATCTGTTTTCTATGTATTATATTTTCTGCATATAATTGGGGATATCACTATTCTCTTCCCTCTTATTATGACCAGTGTAGGACCACTGACCAGACTCCTCATGGATACTGGTATGTCTAAGTCTGAGATAGGAAGGAGGATCTTCTATCAAGGGACTGTAGTTGAAATATTATCTGTAATTCTCTTTATTATATTTTTAAATACTGTAAGTTTAGTCAGTCTCTTTAGAGTGGGAATAGAGATTCCATTGATTTTTCTATTGATATTATTAACTGGCCCAAAGATAGCTAAGGCACTGGAGTCCCTAGAAGGATACGTGAAGGTAAGAGAGATAGAATTGGCCTCTGTTATATCAGTAATTCTAATTACTGGCTACGTCGCCGATGTTCTGAACTTTAGTTCAGCAATAGCTGCCTTATTTCTAGGGTTTCTCCTTAGAGGGTACTTAAGAGATAGACCGGACCTTTTGGAGAAAATAAGAGGGTTAACTTACGGTTTTTTCGAACCCTTATTCTTCGTGAGTATTGGTCTCTACTTCGTTAAGATAACTCCGTTTATAGCCGGTATTGGATTTTTCCTGGCACTAATTATCCTTCTCTCCAAGTTTATAGCCGGTTTTCTAGGCTCCTTTATAGTTAGAGAAAATCCGGTAGCCTATGGTCTTGGTACATCCACTAAAGGTGGAGTAGACGCTTCTTTACTTATAACCGCTTTAGTGCTTCATAGGATAAGTTATGAGGATTACTCCTATGCCGCGCTTTCCTTGACCGTCCTGGCAATAGTGGTTCCCATTCTCTTCAAGCTGGAGTTTAGAGGAAGAACTGGAACTCAACAGAAAAGGCCAAGAATGAATGAAAAAATAGGTTCCATGAATAACTTCCCCCCTCCGCTCTACGCGAAGTTAGAAGAAACACTCAGAGACATAATCAATAAAATGACAGAGAGGGGAGCAAGAGCCATCATAGTTGTGGACGACCGCCTCCACCCTATGGGTTACATAACCGTTCAACAGTTACTGGAGATCGATCCAGGTCAATATGAAACCCTTAGAGCCTCAGACCTAACTCTAAATGACTGCATTACAGTTAGCCTGGATGCGAGAATAATAGACGTACTGAGGAAGTTTAGATCTACTGAAACCCCTGTAATCGCTATGGTGGACCGCGGGTTCAGACTCGCTGGTACCATATATGAACGAGAACTTCTCAGGGTCTTAACCACTCTGTAA
- the speE gene encoding polyamine aminopropyltransferase, protein MTFGWSWHIEWQSAYEFHGHQIDQVLEDVTTEFQRVMVAKLTRFGKSLIIDGKVQSTVTDEYIYHEALVHPLLLSLENPKEVLILGGGEGATLREVLKHNSVSKAVMVDIDQAVIDFAKKHLVEWHSGAFDNPRAKIVIDDALHYIQNAQEKYDAIVLDLTDPIMGNSSYKLYTKEFYEKLNKILNKDGGVVTQATSPSFSLDTFSGIYNTMKSVFRNVSASITYVPSFDGLWGFVYASNNKISLNELNAKAIDSLIAQRINGKLRFYDGETHTMLFSLPKNIRDRLSSETRISTESNPVTVPA, encoded by the coding sequence TGGAGCTGGCATATTGAATGGCAATCTGCCTACGAATTCCATGGGCATCAAATTGATCAAGTCTTGGAGGATGTAACCACAGAGTTCCAGAGAGTGATGGTAGCTAAACTGACTAGATTTGGCAAGTCATTAATAATAGATGGTAAAGTCCAGTCTACTGTAACTGATGAATACATATATCACGAGGCACTAGTACACCCATTACTTCTTTCCCTGGAAAACCCTAAAGAAGTTTTAATCTTGGGAGGAGGAGAAGGAGCTACACTCAGAGAAGTGTTGAAGCATAACAGTGTCAGTAAAGCAGTAATGGTAGATATAGATCAGGCTGTTATAGACTTTGCTAAAAAACATCTTGTTGAATGGCACAGCGGGGCCTTTGATAATCCTAGAGCTAAAATAGTGATAGATGATGCATTGCATTATATTCAAAATGCTCAAGAAAAATATGATGCAATAGTATTAGATCTAACTGACCCAATTATGGGAAATTCATCATATAAGCTTTACACAAAGGAATTTTACGAGAAACTTAACAAAATATTAAATAAAGATGGTGGTGTAGTAACTCAGGCAACGTCTCCTTCATTCAGCCTGGATACTTTCTCAGGTATATACAACACTATGAAATCGGTGTTCAGGAATGTATCAGCTTCAATAACATACGTTCCCTCATTTGATGGCCTATGGGGCTTTGTTTATGCATCTAATAATAAAATTTCTCTCAACGAATTAAACGCCAAAGCAATCGATAGTCTCATTGCCCAAAGAATTAACGGGAAACTAAGGTTTTACGATGGCGAGACTCACACCATGCTTTTCAGTCTCCCCAAAAATATAAGAGATAGACTTTCCTCCGAAACCAGAATATCTACAGAGAGTAACCCAGTTACTGTACCGGCTTGA
- a CDS encoding IS256 family transposase: MKSNIKGRKEEGDTMNASVESMLSEFQESGVKDSLKKLVEDAIQEVMKAERDQFLKSQRESGERNYGNGYYDRQFNVLGMSLNLQVPRDRKGQFRSSILPDAWRRSGEYDELVIKLLAKGYSKEEVREVLREAGVTGTAVDQIASRMAQFMKDYRTREIGEETFAAFMDVYHAKVRNEAGKIVTYSVYLVLGVDFEGRKTVLNLTVREGAEDLKGWNEVLQNLVERGLSRVSLFVTDDFRGLHELISKYFPSSRHQLCLVHFERDLYRNLPKEDASSIKEHMKDLKTCRDAECGRKVVGEISEFVSKRRASYGKYIAERAENYVAFLNYPREVRTSIYTNNSCESFFSYVARNERSLSYFSSQESLDTTLFVIASNLEEHWEKHVNSAVKSHSYRLRQIFEVQFNGGE, encoded by the coding sequence ATGAAGAGTAATATTAAAGGGAGAAAAGAGGAGGGTGATACCATGAACGCGTCAGTTGAGAGCATGCTCAGCGAGTTCCAGGAGAGTGGAGTAAAGGACAGCCTGAAGAAGTTGGTGGAGGACGCGATCCAGGAGGTCATGAAGGCGGAGAGGGATCAGTTCCTCAAGTCGCAGAGGGAGAGCGGAGAGAGGAACTACGGCAACGGGTACTACGACAGGCAGTTCAACGTGTTGGGCATGAGCTTGAACCTACAAGTTCCAAGGGACAGGAAGGGCCAGTTCAGGTCGTCGATACTCCCAGACGCGTGGAGGAGGTCGGGGGAATACGACGAGCTCGTGATCAAGCTCCTGGCGAAGGGATACTCCAAGGAGGAAGTGAGGGAAGTGCTAAGGGAGGCTGGAGTGACGGGGACCGCAGTGGACCAGATAGCATCTAGGATGGCGCAGTTCATGAAGGACTATAGGACCAGGGAGATAGGGGAGGAGACCTTCGCCGCGTTCATGGACGTGTATCACGCGAAGGTCAGAAACGAAGCGGGAAAGATAGTTACGTACTCGGTCTACTTGGTGCTGGGGGTGGACTTCGAGGGAAGGAAGACCGTGCTCAACCTGACCGTGAGGGAGGGAGCGGAGGACCTCAAGGGATGGAACGAGGTTTTGCAGAACCTTGTGGAGAGAGGCCTCTCCCGCGTTTCCCTCTTCGTCACGGACGACTTCAGGGGACTCCACGAACTGATCTCCAAGTACTTCCCCTCCTCAAGGCATCAGCTCTGCCTAGTGCACTTTGAGAGGGACCTGTATAGGAACCTACCCAAGGAGGACGCGAGCTCCATCAAGGAGCACATGAAGGATCTCAAGACCTGCAGGGACGCGGAATGTGGTAGGAAGGTCGTGGGGGAGATCTCCGAGTTCGTCTCCAAGAGGAGAGCAAGTTACGGCAAGTACATAGCGGAGAGAGCTGAGAACTATGTGGCCTTCCTGAACTACCCCAGGGAAGTTAGGACCTCAATCTACACCAACAACAGTTGCGAGTCGTTCTTCTCCTACGTCGCCAGGAACGAGAGGTCCTTGAGCTACTTCTCCTCGCAGGAGTCGCTGGACACTACTCTCTTCGTCATAGCGTCGAACCTGGAGGAGCACTGGGAGAAGCACGTGAACTCTGCAGTGAAGTCACACAGCTATAGGCTCAGGCAGATCTTCGAGGTGCAGTTCAATGGAGGCGAGTGA